CGCCAGTGCGTGGTAAGATCGAAAAGATTTTCCACCGTCCCGGAAAATTTCTCAATGCAGAACTCGATAAGGCCAGCACCGATAATGAACGCAATTCCGTTCTGATCGACAGTGCAAACGGTAAAGTCGGCGTTGTGCAGATCGCAGGTCTTGTGGCACGCCGCATCGTCTGCTGGTCGCGTGAAAGCGATAATCTGAGTGTGGGCGAACGCTTCGGCCTGATCCGTTTCGGTTCCCGCGTCGATGTTTATTTGCCTGCAGGTGCATCGGTTCGCGTGGCTGTTGGCCAGACGGCCGTGGCCGGAGAAACCGTGCTTGCCGAATTTGGCAGTGAACGCGCTGAACCAGTGGTTCGGATCGCCTGAGCCGATGGAAACACCATTCCCACCCTTTGAGCCGAATGGCCGCGTGAATTCATCGCGCGGCCCTAAATTGTCGCAGATTCCTCTGCGCATCGTTGTTCCGAATGTGATCACAGTTCTTGCGATTTGTGCGGGGCTGACGGGCATTCGCCTGGCGTTTGAACACCGTTTTGAACTTGCAGTGATGATGGTGCTGATTGCGGCATTTCTCGATGGCGTGGATGGTCGCGTTGCGCGTATGATGAAAGGCTCGTCCAAGTTTGGCGAGCAAATGGATTCACTCGCTGACATTGTCAATTTCGGTGTCGCTCCGGCGCTCGTGCTTTACGTCTATGTGCTTGATCAGGCGCGTTCGTTCGGCTGGATTGCTGCCCTCCTTTATGCGATTGCCTGCTGCCTTCGCCTGGCGCGCTTCAATGTCATGCTGGAAGACCCCAACCGTCCGCCGTGGCAGAGCAATTATTTTATCGGCGTTCCAGCCCCTGCGGGTGCGATGCTGGTGCTGCTGCCCGTTTATCTCGGTTTTCTGGGCCTCACACCAACCAAAGGACTGGCCTTTGCGGTTGCAGTTTTCACCGTAGCGATAGCGTTCCTGCTGGTGAGCCGTCTGCCGGTGTATAATGGCAAGTCTGCCGGTGGTCTCATTCGTCGCGATTTCGTGATGCCGCTGATCTTGCTCGTGGTGATCTATGTGGCGTTTCTCATGAGCTTCACATGGCATACGCTGACGCTGACAGCGCTGGCCTATCTGGCATTTCTACCGTTTAGCCTTGTGGCATGGAACAGGCGCGAAGCCGCTGACCGCAATGCTGCGCTTGCAAGCGAGCTGTCAGAAGAAGTTTGACGGAAAAGTTTTCCGGATGAAATTCACGCGCTCCTGAACCGTTGATTTCGGCAGGAGCGCGATTTCATATCCGAGCCCCCGATAAGTTTGTTCCATCGTATTGAATGTGCGAATGGCTTCATCAAAGCCCTGTTTGCGCTCTGCATCCTGAGCGAAAATGCTCTGCCATGGCGGAGCCAGAAACACCGTTCTGTTATATTGAATCATCGACGCTGCGCGGTGCATATGCTCAGGCACAGGCAGGCCGCAAAGCGTAAGATAGCCGATCACATCCGGCACGCCCCGGTCGAAAAACACCGGCCCTTTTTGCTCTAGCGCAAGGTCGTAAGAGCGCATCTCCCATGACAACATCAGTTCCGCAAACAAAGCGCGATCTGCCCATGGCAACGCATTTCCGCTAATCTTTGTCTGATGTTGTATAATGGCGCGACCTGCCTCGATGCTGCGTGAAAAGCCTTGTTTCTGCAACGCTTTGATGAGTGTGCTTTTGCCCGACCCGGGGCCGCCGCTGATGACGATAAATCGCTGGTAATCGTGAGACATCGTTCCTCCAATCATATTGGGACACAAGGTTTGTAATGATAGGCATGGGGGAGAGGTCCGCTTAAAAACAGGGCCGAAGCGTTCGGCGGGCGCGGCATAATACAAATAAGTTAAAACCGGCCTTGGGGTTATGCAAGGCCGGCAAAGTGAATCAGGAAGGCATATGATAGTCGAGGAATTTATCCTGACGTACGTCGTAAAGCTTTCCTGTGATGTCGAGCTTTGGATCGGCAAGCTGGACGATTTTTTCTGCAACCGACTGCGGCGTCGGCAATGTTTCAGGATCTTCACCTGGCATTGCTTTTGCGCGCATGGCGGTACGGGTTGCACCCGGATTGACCGAATTGACCTTAAGCTTCATCTGCTTGGTTTCTTCGGCCCAGCTGCGTCCCATCACTTCGACAGCAGCCTTGGACGCCGCATAGGGCGCCCAGAAAGCCCGGCAGGTATGTGCAACACCTGATGAGAGCAGAATAGCGCGTCCAGCATCAGATGCGCGCAGCAGGGTGTCTGTTGTGCGGATGAGACGCCACACGCTTGTGACGTTGACATTCATCACCTGCTCAAAAACTTTAGCTTCAACGTGGCCGATGGGGGAAATCGTGCCAAGAATGCCAGCATTTGCAACCAGAATGTCGAGCTTGCCCCAACGCTCATAAATAGAGCCGCCGAGACGGTCGATCGCTTCCATATCGGTAATATCGAGCGGAACAAGTGTGGCACTGCCACCGACCTTGCGAATATTGTCGTCGAGTTCTTCCAGACCGCCGACGGTGCGTGCCACTGCAATCACATGTGCGCCGCGCTTTGCCAGTTCAAGCGACAGAAAATAACCAATACCGCGCGATGCGCCCGTTACCAAGGCCACGCGGCCTGTAAGGTCGATATTCATTATACCCCCAGTGTAATTCTTAGAGATGAAACAGGCGGCCCGTTGAGCCGCCTGCGTGAAGACAATCGATCAGCCGTTTGAGGCGAGAAGCGACAACGTGTGGACGTTGCTTTCGCCTTCCTGATCGAGAAGACGGGTTGGATATTCACCCGTAAAATAGTGATCGGTGAAGGCAGGGGCCTTTGGATCACGCGCTTCACCGCCAACGGCCTTGTAAAGACCGTCAATGGTGAGGAATTCCAGCGAATCTGCACCGATATAACGGCACATCGCCTCAAGGCTGTCATATTGGTTCGCAAGCAGCTTATCGCCGTCCGGCGTATCGATTCCGTAGAAGTCCGGATGGAAGATCATCGGGCTTGCGACGCGGATATGCACTTCCTTGGCACCCGCATCCCGGATCATCTGCACGATCTTGACCGAGGTTGTGCCGCGTACGATGGAATCATCCACCAGAACGACACGCTTGCCTTCAATCATCGCACGATTGGCCGAATGCTTGAGCTTCACACCCAGCGCACGAATTTGCTGTGTTGGCTCAATAAAGGTACGGCCGACATAGTGGTTGCGGATGATGCCATATTCAAACGGAATACCGCTGGCCTGCGCAAAACCAAGCGCCGCTGGCGTGCCGCCATCTGGCACGGGAACAACAACATCGGCTTCGATTGGCGATTCCTTTGCCAGTTCCATGCCCATGTTCTTGCGCGCAACATAAACACTGCGGCCACCAACGACCGAGTCAGGCCGGGCGAAATAGACATACTCAAACAGGCAGAGACGTTCCGGTTGTGGATTTTCAGGCTTGATACAATCCGTCGTAATCGAGCCATCCTTCTGGATTTC
This genomic stretch from Brucella pseudogrignonensis harbors:
- a CDS encoding phosphatidylserine decarboxylase, coding for MSLSDTIRNTFVPIHREGYPFIAAFFVVSLILGWLWEPLFWIGLVLTIWCIYFYRDPERVTPIADDLVISPADGKVSFVGPAVPPAELELGAEPLMRVSVFMNVFSVHINRAPVRGKIEKIFHRPGKFLNAELDKASTDNERNSVLIDSANGKVGVVQIAGLVARRIVCWSRESDNLSVGERFGLIRFGSRVDVYLPAGASVRVAVGQTAVAGETVLAEFGSERAEPVVRIA
- a CDS encoding AAA family ATPase, which gives rise to MSHDYQRFIVISGGPGSGKSTLIKALQKQGFSRSIEAGRAIIQHQTKISGNALPWADRALFAELMLSWEMRSYDLALEQKGPVFFDRGVPDVIGYLTLCGLPVPEHMHRAASMIQYNRTVFLAPPWQSIFAQDAERKQGFDEAIRTFNTMEQTYRGLGYEIALLPKSTVQERVNFIRKTFPSNFF
- a CDS encoding SDR family NAD(P)-dependent oxidoreductase → MNIDLTGRVALVTGASRGIGYFLSLELAKRGAHVIAVARTVGGLEELDDNIRKVGGSATLVPLDITDMEAIDRLGGSIYERWGKLDILVANAGILGTISPIGHVEAKVFEQVMNVNVTSVWRLIRTTDTLLRASDAGRAILLSSGVAHTCRAFWAPYAASKAAVEVMGRSWAEETKQMKLKVNSVNPGATRTAMRAKAMPGEDPETLPTPQSVAEKIVQLADPKLDITGKLYDVRQDKFLDYHMPS
- the pssA gene encoding CDP-diacylglycerol--serine O-phosphatidyltransferase — encoded protein: METPFPPFEPNGRVNSSRGPKLSQIPLRIVVPNVITVLAICAGLTGIRLAFEHRFELAVMMVLIAAFLDGVDGRVARMMKGSSKFGEQMDSLADIVNFGVAPALVLYVYVLDQARSFGWIAALLYAIACCLRLARFNVMLEDPNRPPWQSNYFIGVPAPAGAMLVLLPVYLGFLGLTPTKGLAFAVAVFTVAIAFLLVSRLPVYNGKSAGGLIRRDFVMPLILLVVIYVAFLMSFTWHTLTLTALAYLAFLPFSLVAWNRREAADRNAALASELSEEV
- the purF gene encoding amidophosphoribosyltransferase, producing MSQQSHDENSFMLDDDTLHEECGVFGILGHEDAAALTALGLHALQHRGQEAAGIVSYHNRRFHSERHMGLVGDHFTDASTLHRLPGDRAIGHVRYSTTGETILRNVQPLFAELEVGGIAIAHNGNFTNGITLRKQLIASGAIFQATSDTEVVLHMIARSRQASSSDRFVDAIRQVEGGYAMLALTRTKLIAARDPVGIRPLVMGELDGKPIFCSETCALDIIGAKYVRDVENGEIIICEIQKDGSITTDCIKPENPQPERLCLFEYVYFARPDSVVGGRSVYVARKNMGMELAKESPIEADVVVPVPDGGTPAALGFAQASGIPFEYGIIRNHYVGRTFIEPTQQIRALGVKLKHSANRAMIEGKRVVLVDDSIVRGTTSVKIVQMIRDAGAKEVHIRVASPMIFHPDFYGIDTPDGDKLLANQYDSLEAMCRYIGADSLEFLTIDGLYKAVGGEARDPKAPAFTDHYFTGEYPTRLLDQEGESNVHTLSLLASNG